The genomic stretch ACATGTATGTAAGTTTATTACATTGAATAAAGACGGGAGAGTTACGCTATGTTAATGACTTACTCATCTTAATTATATACTCCGTACATGAATCCGACGAGCGAAAATGTTTCTATATCTGTGATGTATGAGTATTATGTGTGGACATGAGTGAATTTACAGGTTTTTCCTATGTTTAGCAAGAGATGTTATATGTTACAGTTCTCGAGTTCCCTGTCTTGTGATTTGTGAATGCAGATTTCTTGAACCGAAAAAGAAGAGCTTCGTCGTAGCTCAAATGGTAAAGATAACCTACCGAGTACTTGATTTTCTTGATTCATATGCTAAAGATAACCTACGGAGTAGTTCAAATGCAGGTTTCTTAGCAGTTTCGTATAAAAActggaaaaataaaataaaaagtaatgacgtggacccattgtgACAAAatagtttcaaaaaaaaaaaaatctcctaGCAGTCCCCCAATGAAACCTACGGAGTACTTGATTTTCTTGATTCGATTCTCCCACCTTTTACTCAACCCAACAATAAAATAtcaataaaaatttaaaaaattaaatcGAAATACTACGAAGGTAACAACTTTCGAGACAGTCTTTTCCAAAAATATCATTGAACCTTATTTAATAAATCTCTACATAAGTGAAAACTTCTGAGTGATATTTCTTTCAGAAAAACGAAGATTAAATTGAAATTTAAAATACGAAAACTACTAGTTCGTCAATGACTAAAACAAAGAGAAAAGACCAAAGAGAGTAAAACTTTGATGCACCCCAATCATACTCAAACTTTTATATCATCCTAACTTAAATTATCATCCTAACTTAAATTCCCCTTTCACTTGTACAAACTTCCTCACATACGAGGTACATTCATTGCTAGGGTTAATATATATTTCTTTAATATGTCATTCTTTTTAAATTTTACTTAAGTAGTGAACTAATGACATAATACGTAATTACTCTATATTAATCATTTGTTCGTTAAAATAACCGAGTCTTCTCAAATAAGACGGATTTTACGAGATCACCACATTTTTTTTACGAGATCACCACCTTTGACACGAGAAATACACTATTTTCACCGCACAATCAACTTTAAGTACCCTATACAAAACTAGCCGTTAAGATCACTCATTGTAACGGCTCTCTCCACTTTTCAAATTCACAATAAAATATTATTCCCAATTTTAACATCATTTCTTTCCATTTTTTCCGTTACAATCATTCATTCTTTCCCCACTTTCAGCTCTCTTCAATCAATTCTCCAAAACCCAcattcaaagattcaatctttttcACATTTTCAATCTCAATTAGATTAGATTACATTGATTGATTGTATAAACCCTAATTCTTGAtttcaaaaattgggggaaaaaatGGCACCAACAGCAACACCATCACCagcatcaaaatcaaatcaaacacaCTTTACACAAATCCGAACACCCCAATCAAAACAGCGAATTAATTTCAATTCCTCAAGAATCTGTCAACAAAACCCTAATCATCAAAATAATCAAAATGCAGAACACCCTGTAGAAGTCCTAGGTCGGGTCAGAAACAAtccgggtccgggtccgggtccggACCCACTGCCGACAGCGAACTCGTTCCAAATCAACCCAGATAAGCAGTCAATTCGGGTAAAGACGGAAGTCGGGTACCGTGATTTTAGGCTAGATGGGGTGTCATCTTCTGAGGAGGATGACCTTGAAGGGTTTTACAAGAAGTTTATTAAATCTAGAATCTTAGGGGTTAAAATGGGTGCTAAATGTACTATAATGATGTATGGGCCTACGGGTTCGGGTAAAAGTCATACTATGTTTGGGTGTTTGAGGCAGCCTGGGATTGTTTATAAGTCTTTGAAGGATATTTTAGGTGGTGGAGAGGATGGTAATAATGATGAGGGTGGTGGCGGAGGCGGTGGCGCGGCCGGGATTGGGATGTTTGTGCAAGTTAGTGTTTTGGAGATTTATAATGAGGAGATTTATGATCTTTTGTCTTGTGATAAAGGTGGTGGTGGGTTTActctttggtctaaaggaagtgCTTCTAAGGTATAATTCTGTTATTTcgttactccctccgtctcaatcatttgtttacatgaGTATATTATTAGTTCTACATTGTTTCATGGTGATTGTTGCCTGAAAACTATTTTTTTTGAGCTTGTGATTATGTTGCTgcttactccctctgtcccggtcatttgttatccttttccattttggggtgtctcagtcatttgttgtcctttctattttaagaatgaatttgatgagtaatttgatcattcacacccaatttattccacttgtcatttagtaattggccctctttccctttccttggtctttgtgccaaaatcaaaggacaacaaatgaccgggaggGAGGGAGTACATTTTTACCTCACTGCCTTATTTTTGCATCTTAATACTGTAATGATAATGATTGTTGTGCCTGAATTTTGATGGTATTGTGGGTTTGTGACATcgtggttgttttgtttgttgggtATTGAACTCACATAACCCGTTTTTCGAGTTTGTGCTGCATTACTGTTCAGTTATTACTTTATTTTGCATCTTTATACTGTATATCTTAGTATAATTCTGTGATGTGATGGATGATTGCTGAGTTTATGGTGTCTGTGTAAGATAAGTTGTTGTGTTTGTTAGTGTCTTAGGAAGTGTGTATTAGCATTAACCCAGCTAGTTTCTCAAGAGACGGTCTCACACATGAAAAATGTTCAATGCATAAATGTAGGGGTCTCATAAAATTATCGTGTAAGACCGTCtctttaagggtgtgtttggattgagggatttggagagaaaagaaagggagggagaataGGGGACTTAAAATCCCTTATTTGGATAACAAATGAGtttggagggaaatggagggatccattttccctcctcaaagcctaatcaaaatctcaaGTATTCCGGGTTTCTGATTCAATTGTGGTCGAATCACTAGTTGGAATTCGTTCTTCCGTTTGGACAATCTGAAATACTTGATTAAGAACTCAACAAGACTCCAAAGCTGATGAAAACTTACATATTGCATGAGTTTGAGTGTTCATTGATAACTGGAAAGAAATCCTTATTGCAGGTGAAACTGGAAGTGATGGGAAAGAAAGCTAAAAATGCATCTTTTATTTCTGGAAATGAGGCAGGAAAAGTCCTGAAAGAAATCCAGAAAGTCGAAAAAAGACGCATTGTTAAAAGCACAAACTTGAATGATCGAAGCTCGAGAAGTCACTGCATGGTTTGCATCATAATTGACCTCTTGTTTATACTTCTTGTGAACCATATCCTTGTTTAAGCAGATCTTGACTCTTTTTATGGAATCCCTGCCTTTTCAGATAATTCTCGATGTCCCGACAGTTGGAGGAAGGCTTATGCTTGTTGACATGGCAGGATCAGAGAATATTGAGCAAGCTGGCCAAGTCGGATTTGAAGCAAAAATGCAGGTAAGATTTTGCATTGTTCATATTGTACTCTTTTAGTTAATTCTTGACTTTTACATGAAGTAAAATTGTTCGCTTTTCTTTCACAGACTGCCAAGATTAATCAAGGTAATATCGCCCTAAAGAGGGTTGTTGAGTCTATTGCTAATGGTGATTCTCATGTACCCTTCAGAGACAGCAAGCTAACTATGCTTCTGCAGGTATATAGAACTTCCGTACAGTAGCTCAAAAAACTTGAATTCAAAATAATGTGATATCGTGTTTTTTAACATCAATCCCAACTCTTTGACTGGTTTTGGGTAATTTTGGCAGGACTCTTTCGAGGATGACAAATCAAAGATACTGATGATCTTGTGCGCGAGTCCAGACCCAAAAGAGTTGCACAAAACAATATCAACCCTCGAGTATGGAGCGAAGGCAAAATGCATTGTCCGTGGTCCCCACACTCCAAAGGATAAAATCAATGGTGAAGATTCATCATCTGCTGTCATTCTGGGATCAAGAGTTGCAGCAATGGATCAGTTCATTATGAAGCTGCAAATGGAGAACAAGCAGCGCGAGAAAGAGTGCAATGAAGCCCGAAAGCAGCTaatgaagaaggaggaagaggtttCCCAACTAAGGTCAAAGCTTGACCAAGCAGGTTCAAAGGTGGTTGGGGGTGCAAGTGAAGAGGAAATCAATGAGAAGGTCAATGAGAGAATGGAAATGCTTAAAAAGGAACTTAACAAGCAGTTAGAAGAGTGCAGGACAATGGCAAGCGAGTATGTCGAAATGGAGAAAAGAGCTATGGAAGAGAAGATGCAAAGACAGCAACAAGAAGTTGAGATGTTGAGAAAAAGGTTGGAGGAAATGGAGCTTGAGTTGTCACGTTCTAGGGATGGTTGTAGTAGTGGCAGTAGCGATGATAGTGGTGTTGATCTGGAAGGAATTGGTCTAGCTAGACGTCTCAAGGAAGTTTACGCTGATGAAGATCCCGGAATGCTGAAGTCTATGGAGATTGATACTGGAGATCAAGAATCATATTCGCGGGAAGTCAGGATAATTGGACAGTCTCCAACTAATAATCTCTTCAGTGTGGGGCCTACAGTTGCTGACAGGACATACCTAAGCACTGTTTTCGAGGAGGATGAGACCGAGGCTGAGGACTATGAGGTTGAGAAAAAAGTAATTGAGGAAAAGAAAGTTTCGACACCAGATGTTCAACTCACTCCTTCCTCTAGGAAAACCAGGATTCAGAACATATTTACACTCTGTGGAAATTACAGGGAACTCTCTCAGAGAACCCCTGTGTGTGCTGAGGAAGCTGCTGATGTGGGTCCTAAGTTGGGTAATGGACTCGATAATTACTCTCCTATCCGGTCAGAGTCTTTGTTCAAAACTACACCAGAAAAGATCACAGAAATTCCCTTAGTAAAACAAGTATCTGAGCCTCTGAAGGAGAATATGGACCCGGCTAAAGATGTCGTCGATGATAGTACAGTTCTGATTGAAGTCTATGTCAAATGGGAAGCAACCAAGGATAACCATGGCAAGTTTATCAACAAGCTCAAGGTTGTGAAGGATGCTACATTAGCTGATCTTAGGAAACTGATAGAAATTCACCTCGGAGTCGACAAGCAGGATTTTACATTCCTGTCATTAGGGGTATGCCATAACATTTTACTGCTGCTCTATTTACCTCATTCCAACTGATTTCTGTAACAGCTAGTAGACTTGGCAAAACTATCCTGACGCAAACCCTAAAATGACTCATCCCGAGCCAAAAGTGAACAAAACTGTTCTTTCAGGCCATCACTTTTTGTTCCTGATCTTTCTTGTTCAGCAGATTTCTTTGAAGTAAACTGTTTTTGTGTTTGGAAATGATTGCAGGATCCGACAGGTGCGCCCATTTCCAAAGAGAAGGAAGCAACCATGCTAGCGAGTAAACTGCCAACATGCAACACCCAACTAGGAGGCCACCTGGCGTGCTTACGCCCATTGAAGGGAGGTCAATGCCCGTCTCTGCTACCATTTACTTCTTTGGAGAACAAGCTTCAGCTTCCTGCAACTCCACTTTCTTGCCTGAAGAAAGTAAGTCATAATGAGGATTTATCCCCATGCCTAGTCTCTAATCTAGGTTCCACTCCTTATATCACTGTTCGTCGATGTTAGAAGTACAAAAACCTATGTACTCATATTGTATGCCCAACTTTTGTATCACCAACTGATGTGAATTGTCTGTACACAGTTCTTCTGGGTTTATGACTTAATGCATGTTTGTCAATCATCTTCAATCTTTATTACTGCATTTCTGCATTGTTTTCTCCTCTAAAAGCACTAGATTTTTTGCTCTTACAGAAGAAGTTTCGGACTGGTAAAGTCGTGGCAGTCATATACGGATTTCATTAGAACGAAACTAATGAACCCATCTTCGCAGACAGAAAACACAGAAAATACTGCAGTAAATTAAGTCCCTGACTTGTTATCAGGGAAAGAAAAACTCGGaaagatatataaaaaaaatcCTGGTATACTGTAATTGCTGATGTATTTCTGAACATTAAACATCCTTTGGGAATTTCTAACTGCTCCTACAGACAATCAGATGAACTGAATCGCGTTCAAGAAGCTACGGAGTACTATTCTATTTACATATAAAAAATACCCAGTGATTCAAAAGGGAAGGGAGAGGGCAGGACAAAGGAGCGGCGTTAGTCTGTAGCATCTATTTCTGCAAATTAGCCTCATTCGACTATGTGGCGGAAAAAAAAATGACAAATGAAGCTAATTCCACGAAATGGGAATATAGTAATTTACATGGCACGAATTCGTCTACCAGCTTTATCATCCATTGCATTCTGATCTACTTCAGAACATGTATCATTGCTTTTCAACATACTACTACCTGATCCTGATCGATCTCGGGATTTTGGGCCTGGCATTGAATCCGAAGGGGATAAGTCGGATGTCGTGGATGTGGAGTTGGACTTGGATGAGGTCTTGGTTTTTCTTCTACGCGAAGTTTTTGAGCTTGAGGGTGCGGTTTCTGATGTTGATGACCTTTTAGGGGAGTCAGCAGCACTGGTCCCTGCTGAAGTGTGCCTCCTTGCTCCTCTGGGTTTGTCAGACCGTCGTTTTGATGGGGACGGCTCGAGGGTTGAGGCGCCTGACCGGGCTGTGACCCGTTTTTCTTGGTCCGCGGGCCTTGGATCACTGGCGCTTGAACCATTCTGCTGATCACCACCTACATGACCAATTGCAGTCCAATGTGATAAATTCTGATACATTACTGTTGTTAGTAAAGTAAGAAAATTTCCgcgaaaaaaaaaaggtttgggTTAATTTCACTTTATCGCGGTTTTGCAATGAAATCTTTAGTTATATCACCAAAGTGAAAGTACAATCCGAAAATTTATGGTACAATGTTAAAATTGGTAAGGCATGTTCAAAACCCGTCTGCATCAATATTACCCTTCCGAGGACTCCAATCAGACCCATAAAAACGACATTGCGCAAATTATATATTGTTAATTATTCATACCATTTGGAGGTCCTTCTCCATCTTTAAATTTCTGAATCTGTGAAAATACATGTAAGTAGTTGTCATACAAGAGAACAAATAACATACATTACGAGTTACGAGTGAGTGGTGGAGCCcggggggctagcaggggcgccCGCCTTCGCTGGCgttggaaaatttcaaaatttttagttaaaatttccgaATTTTTTCGAGGTTGCCTAATAGAATAACCTCTTCACCCGCTGAAATTTTTCGCCCCCGCTAGCtttaaatcctggctccgcctATTATTTACgacaataattaagaaaagaaAAGTATACTTCCTCCGTCCaagtcatttgtttatctttgattaaaatatcactcacaaataatataaatagtaaataaatgaccgggacggacGGAGTATATGTTTAAGGGAGGTGTTAGTTTCTTGCCCAACTAGGTGAACTTGCAGCTGGACCATCCCATCCAATATGGGCAACATGTTTGACATcagtaggacacccaatttgcATTTCGGGctcatcttcctcctcttctACATATTATATTCCACACATTAAATTAAAAATAATATGATCGACGAGAAAAAAAGGTTTGAAATGacggattttattataaaagggTGAAGATTACATACCGAATATTTGTGAAATGTATCTTAGACCTTTTAGAAGTCCCTTCACCTTATTCGACATTGTATTGATGCCTGCGAATATATGTCGTTCTTCGAGTTTTCGATATGTCgaagaacaatgacaaatgcTCTAATGAAAATATTATGTTACTCTATTGTAGGAATTTAGGATGTTATATCTGCAAAAGGGAAGGAAAAAACTGTTCATTCATTCATGCAATGTTGGTTGTATGTCTTACAGAAAATAATTCATTTACATTATTTTTTCATATAATTAATAAGATCTTCCCTAGGGAATGATTGAATGAAACAGGGTAGGAGGTGGCATTGGCATGCATAAAATTTGTGAATATAAATATACTCTCTTTCGAGAAAAAtgaatgattgagacggagagaCTTGGAACTAAATCACTAGTCGGATATGAATATATTTTATTTGGTTCTCTCTTTTAAATTGCAGACCACGAAGACCCATTAACAAAAATAATTTAAGCAGATTTAAACAAAATAGACTTTTGTAATGAAAAATGGATAGTTTCTCTTGTTTGTTGTCTTGAGTTGACCTGATTTATGTGCTGTTTTTTTGAATGCATAGCATAAACAAGCATCTGCGGTTTGCCTTGACCACGGTGtaaaatattgcatgtgacaccaaTATGCGACCAAGTTATCAACGTTTTCAGGTTACAAGGATCACATTTGAGGATGTAACGATTGTAATATAGTGAAGAGGTTGAGATGAGGTTGTGACGACCGATTCTAAGATGAAGTCTCAAACCACAATTTAATACCAAGGCCTAAACATTTGTCAATCTAGGAAATGAGAAAATATATTCCAATAATGCTTAGATTAATACGTATGTTATTTTTAAATGGAATATAATGCAAATATGTGCATGCAAAAGTAGCATCCATACCTAAAAAAAATTGGGATATTGATGTATTATCTTCTTTCTATCACGGAAAAGGATCGGAAGTACATGAAAATATCAAAATATTTAAGAAAACTCCAATAGTTTTCTATATATCATTTAAAAACAATGATAAAATTCATGAATCGATATATTTGTGAAATTGTAAATGATAAATGTGAAGCTGGCCTCTGCTAGAAATTAAAGGGTATTTGTAAGAAATAACAAATTTGAACAATGTATCATGTGTTTTGATTAATTAAAAGAGAGGAAAATGGTAATGAAATGGGAGGCATTTTGTAAATGATTGTTAAATGTTTTCAAGGGAAAAATAAGTTTATTGGTTTATTTGGTTTAATGTGAAATTGCCAGCTAAAAATCCTCTAGAAATGTTATTGTAGTAGTTTAATTTTTCTTAATTCAAACGCTAAAATTCTTGTGTACACGTAGACTTTTTCATTCCTTTCAACTCGTTTATTTAAATTTGATAGGTCGGTCTCATGCAAGACTTTCTCATTCTTTTCAACTCGTTTATTTTAAGTTCATAAGTCGATCCCATGCAAGACTATTCATATTTTTCGAATGTGCGATCGAACAAATTTAATTGAAACTATGTTTTATTTaaagttgattacttcaccaTTGTATGTTTTGGATAATCTGGTGGACAACAACATATCAAAACAACATGGAAATTTGTGAAATTACGTAACTAAAAACACATGGTATATAAATAACTTTAGCCTCTCCCTTCTATAATCAATCGGTGATAAACCCCAAAATTATTTTGGATCATTTTTCCGTGTTTGAGTTTGTTTTATTGAGCCACGTTATCTGTTATTGGCTTATTGCCCGTAAATTCTAAAGAACTAATCTAATCCAAATAACATGAACATACCTGGAGATGATAAGAAATGCGAAGATAATTGATTTGATGAGTGCCTGATTTAAATTTTACCAAATCTGATCTAATCAATATTAATCTAACACTCATATACTACTTGATACTAAATTGATTTTATGGATCCAGAAtaacatatatacatatacatatacagaTTATCTTTCTaagaaaataataattttaaaaaaaataacttGAATATTCTCTAAGCTGACGTGTCAACCGAATAATTCTCACAATCGAGATAAATATCACATAACACATACTCAAACACAAACCAACACAAAATACATCAGATATATAAAAATCAATTATTATGTATCTATTAGGGTTGTCAGCGGGACGGGTACAAGTGGGTACCTTCCCGCATCCGCCCcagttggggcggggatgggtagagatttggcgggtggtggggcgggtgcgggtacGAAAATTGTACCCGCCATGGGTCATGGGGCAGGGATGGATTTGCATCTTACCCACCTAATACCCGCCTACCCGCAAATCATTAAAAAAACTAGTAGGATTATGATAATTAtataaatcttatttagttataattaagatataatgttaataaaaactattttataaagatttttactaACTTATTTAgtgaaaaaataaaattataaagataaattcaaaaaaatggaaattaatagTGATTAAATCAACTTTTACGATAAAATTTATTGAATAAAATTATCGTGTAGCGGGTTAATGGGTAAGCGGGGCGGGTACGGTTTTATATTTCCACCCGTTGGGGCGGGGATAGTTTTGGAAACTTGTACCCGCCACGGgtgttggggcggggatgggtacgagtttttcttggtgggtacgggtacAGGTACGGGAaagcctatatccaccaccgccccgcccAATGACATCCCTAGTATCTATATACCAACCGAATAACCCGTTTACCAGCTCCGAactaaaccaaacaaaaaaaagggCCTCTCTAAGTTGGGCCAAGTTAGAAGCTTAATCTGTATTCGCAAATAGCCCAAAACAATCTCAAAAAACCCTATCATCACTTCTTCCTACATACATAAACCAAACAACAGCAACCAAAAGCCCTAATTTTGCTTCCCAATTTCACCTCTTTTCACTCGCATTCTCTCTCCTCGCCGCCGAAAATGGTAATCACTCCCTCTCCGCCGCAATCGCCGCCATGGATTCACATTTCCGATAAATCTTCGGTTTTGATTACCGTAACGTCGTCGTTTTTATCTGATTAATTGCGTTTATTTTGTTGTTTTCATGAAATGTAGCCGTTCAAGAGGTACGTTGAGGTCGGAAGAGTTGCTCTTGTTAACTATGGTAAAGAGTATGGTCGCCTTGTCGTCATCGTTGATGTCATCGATCAAAACCGAGTaagtttttcttcattttttttaattcacTTTAATTTGCTCTTCTATGATTAATTTTGTCAGTTTTGCTGTTAAAACACCTGAAATTTGTTATCGGTGGTTGATTTATTTGCTGTTAATTTGCTAGTGGTATCCGCTGTTGTGATATTGGAATTAGTTATTccgtctcgatcatttgtttactttcgATTAAAATATGCTCATAAGGAATAAAGAAGTATACAAATTATTAGGACGGCTGGAGTAACTGTTATGCGTAGATCAAACAAGATATTGCGTAACTTGATTAGTGGTTTAGGAGATTAATAATGTTACTCTATTCAAATTAATGAATGTTTGATTTGATTGTATTTGGATTAATATAGGTGGACTTATAGTAACATAAGCAAACGATAGTGTGCGTATGTGTGTTTGTGCAACATAAACATTAATGGTGGAAAAGGAAGTTTGTCCTTTTTCGCCGCTTAATCATGAAATGATGCAGGTGCTGTTTGTTGAAATGTGTTGTAGATTTTAGTTTAATTGAGCTTTTCTGTGTCCAAGCCTCCAAGGAAGCTAAAGAATCACGATTCTTTGGTTTTAGATTATGATAGACTTGGCAAATAGCTTACTAAAGCAGTCATGATTTTCTTAATTGCGAAGTAGGAGTCATTTGTTAAAATTTAGCAAAAGGACAcaattttttaaatttatttgtgAATGTTATACTCCCTTCGGGTTCATTCCTATCAATTGTATACAGTCGTTCGAGATAAGTGAGGGATTTTGAAAAATGTATACTCATTATGTTTCATCCCAACATTCCGTAAGCCTTGACATGAGAGGGTATGTCTGTATTTCCCCCTCCCTACCTTGTCACTTGTGTGTCCCCTTAAAGTTGTTTGATAATGTTGTCAGTGTTTATGAGAATTGAACGTGAATTTGGATGATTCAAAGCATTCCTGGTCTAACTCcattgttgtttggttttgaaTGAATGACAGGTTCTAGTCGATGCCCCCGATATGGTCAGAGGTCAAATGAACTTGAAGAGGCTTTCATTGACTGACATAACTGTTCAAATCGAGAAGGTGCCCAAGAAATCAACTTTGATTGCTGCCATGGATGCTGCTGGTATAGTGATATTGTCCATGCG from Silene latifolia isolate original U9 population chromosome 5, ASM4854445v1, whole genome shotgun sequence encodes the following:
- the LOC141656493 gene encoding kinesin-like protein KIN-10A yields the protein MAPTATPSPASKSNQTHFTQIRTPQSKQRINFNSSRICQQNPNHQNNQNAEHPVEVLGRVRNNPGPGPGPDPLPTANSFQINPDKQSIRVKTEVGYRDFRLDGVSSSEEDDLEGFYKKFIKSRILGVKMGAKCTIMMYGPTGSGKSHTMFGCLRQPGIVYKSLKDILGGGEDGNNDEGGGGGGGAAGIGMFVQVSVLEIYNEEIYDLLSCDKGGGGFTLWSKGSASKVKLEVMGKKAKNASFISGNEAGKVLKEIQKVEKRRIVKSTNLNDRSSRSHCMIILDVPTVGGRLMLVDMAGSENIEQAGQVGFEAKMQTAKINQGNIALKRVVESIANGDSHVPFRDSKLTMLLQDSFEDDKSKILMILCASPDPKELHKTISTLEYGAKAKCIVRGPHTPKDKINGEDSSSAVILGSRVAAMDQFIMKLQMENKQREKECNEARKQLMKKEEEVSQLRSKLDQAGSKVVGGASEEEINEKVNERMEMLKKELNKQLEECRTMASEYVEMEKRAMEEKMQRQQQEVEMLRKRLEEMELELSRSRDGCSSGSSDDSGVDLEGIGLARRLKEVYADEDPGMLKSMEIDTGDQESYSREVRIIGQSPTNNLFSVGPTVADRTYLSTVFEEDETEAEDYEVEKKVIEEKKVSTPDVQLTPSSRKTRIQNIFTLCGNYRELSQRTPVCAEEAADVGPKLGNGLDNYSPIRSESLFKTTPEKITEIPLVKQVSEPLKENMDPAKDVVDDSTVLIEVYVKWEATKDNHGKFINKLKVVKDATLADLRKLIEIHLGVDKQDFTFLSLGDPTGAPISKEKEATMLASKLPTCNTQLGGHLACLRPLKGGQCPSLLPFTSLENKLQLPATPLSCLKKVSHNEDLSPCLVSNLGSTPYITVRRC
- the LOC141656494 gene encoding uncharacterized protein LOC141656494 → MSNKVKGLLKGLRYISQIFEEEEDEPEMQIGCPTDVKHVAHIGWDGPAASSPSWIQKFKDGEGPPNGGDQQNGSSASDPRPADQEKRVTARSGASTLEPSPSKRRSDKPRGARRHTSAGTSAADSPKRSSTSETAPSSSKTSRRRKTKTSSKSNSTSTTSDLSPSDSMPGPKSRDRSGSGSSMLKSNDTCSEVDQNAMDDKAGRRIRAM
- the LOC141656505 gene encoding large ribosomal subunit protein eL14z-like, producing the protein MPFKRYVEVGRVALVNYGKEYGRLVVIVDVIDQNRVLVDAPDMVRGQMNLKRLSLTDITVQIEKVPKKSTLIAAMDAADVKNKWENSSWGRKLIVQQKRAALNDFDRFKIMLAKIKKAGVVRQELTKLKKQAA